A stretch of Caldanaerobius polysaccharolyticus DSM 13641 DNA encodes these proteins:
- the spoIIIAA gene encoding stage III sporulation protein AA, whose protein sequence is MWEEIMASLPRNIREILLRIYGVDLEDIEEIRLREGRPISVCAGNRIYHLDSSGHVVSAQEAYIVERKDIETIVQLISNYSIYAFEDELKNGFITIRGGHRVGLTGKVIMDGGQIKTQKYISCVNVRITKEFRGIAENLMRYIMASGRIKNTLIVSPPRCGKTTLLRDIGRNISWMGFNVGIVDERSEIAGCHNGVPQRDVGPNTDVLDGCPKDVGIMLMIRAMSPAVIITDEIGGDGDIKAICECLKAGVSIITSVHGYGVDDVKSRPALRGVFENALFDRYIILSSRLGTGTLEGIFDGKGDPIYVGPRRLEVKK, encoded by the coding sequence GTGTGGGAGGAAATCATGGCTTCACTTCCCAGAAATATAAGAGAGATATTGTTGAGGATATATGGAGTAGATCTGGAAGATATAGAAGAGATAAGGCTTAGGGAAGGCAGGCCCATTTCTGTTTGCGCCGGTAACCGTATATATCACCTGGATAGCTCAGGTCATGTGGTAAGCGCTCAAGAGGCATACATAGTAGAGCGCAAAGATATAGAAACAATTGTTCAACTTATATCAAACTATTCTATATACGCCTTTGAAGACGAACTTAAAAACGGCTTTATAACTATAAGAGGAGGGCATCGCGTAGGCTTAACGGGAAAAGTGATTATGGATGGAGGCCAAATAAAAACGCAAAAATATATATCGTGTGTCAATGTGCGGATTACAAAAGAATTTCGCGGTATAGCTGAAAATCTTATGCGTTATATAATGGCATCAGGCCGGATAAAGAACACGTTAATCGTATCTCCGCCGCGATGTGGCAAAACCACTTTGCTGAGAGATATAGGAAGGAATATCAGCTGGATGGGGTTTAATGTGGGGATTGTAGATGAGAGATCAGAGATCGCCGGTTGCCACAACGGCGTGCCTCAAAGAGATGTGGGACCAAACACGGATGTCTTAGATGGATGTCCCAAAGACGTGGGTATAATGCTGATGATCAGGGCTATGTCTCCTGCGGTCATAATCACAGATGAGATAGGAGGAGATGGTGACATAAAGGCTATATGTGAATGCTTAAAGGCAGGGGTATCTATAATTACATCGGTACACGGCTATGGTGTAGATGATGTGAAAAGTAGACCTGCTTTAAGAGGTGTATTTGAAAACGCGCTTTTTGATAGATACATCATCCTTTCTTCGAGGTTAGGAACAGGTACGCTGGAGGGTATATTTGACGGTAAAGGCGATCCCATTTACGTAGGGCCGAGGAGGTTGGAGGTGAAAAAGTGA
- the spoIIIAC gene encoding stage III sporulation protein AC yields MNIDLIFKIAAIGILVSVLNMILTHSGREEQAMMVTLAGIVVVLMMVISLINQLFTTVKSIFNLY; encoded by the coding sequence GTGAACATAGACTTAATATTTAAAATAGCTGCTATAGGCATACTGGTTTCTGTGCTAAACATGATATTGACTCATTCGGGGCGTGAGGAACAGGCGATGATGGTGACGCTGGCCGGTATAGTGGTAGTGCTTATGATGGTAATATCCCTCATAAACCAGTTGTTTACCACGGTAAAAAGCATCTTTAATTTATACTGA
- the spoIIIAD gene encoding stage III sporulation protein AD has protein sequence MNIVQIVMLGLVAALLSIILKDQKPELSMMIALVTGVIIFIFAVDKLLPVFDVLKSLSEKAHVDRLYLGIILKIVGIAYITEFTAQILKDADENSIASRVEFGGKVLILLQALPVVTALVDIVLKIMG, from the coding sequence ATGAATATCGTACAGATTGTCATGTTAGGGCTTGTAGCCGCGTTGTTATCTATTATATTAAAAGATCAAAAACCTGAGCTGTCCATGATGATAGCTCTGGTGACTGGGGTAATAATATTCATATTCGCCGTGGATAAGCTGTTGCCGGTTTTTGACGTATTAAAAAGCTTATCCGAGAAAGCGCACGTGGACAGGCTGTATCTGGGTATCATACTGAAAATAGTAGGTATTGCTTATATCACAGAATTTACCGCTCAAATATTAAAAGATGCTGATGAAAACAGTATAGCATCACGGGTGGAATTTGGAGGGAAGGTGCTTATCCTTCTCCAGGCCTTGCCTGTGGTTACAGCGCTGGTGGATATAGTTTTGAAGATCATGGGATGA
- the spoIIIAE gene encoding stage III sporulation protein AE, whose translation MRRKIAIIGLIFFYVLIAICEIRPAYAADVQNDIIEQQESALNVDSVQQILNEINSVNSDMPRLNIKELIYDVINGKNIIDINQVLSGGIKMVFREISLNAKLLAQIIALSVICALLVNLQHSFDGEAIGQIAFLATYMVIIILLLNSFKASMDVGKKAIDQMVNFMQALMPTLFAAMVSSGSTVSVAAFSPIIAFSVEGISAIIRDYIMPLIYWVSVLSLVSNLNTKVQIDRCISFMKNIITTVIVLLPLMLVGVLTVEGVTSPFVDNAAIKTAKFATDKFIPVVGGVISDTVDAILRYMVILKNSIGVVGMLAVVFIAIYPLVKMFALLVILKISAAFIQPITDDKVVKGLEGVAGSLVLMISCVVVVAVMFFISLAILLAATSFLRV comes from the coding sequence GTGAGGAGAAAAATAGCTATCATAGGGCTTATATTTTTTTATGTTTTAATCGCTATATGCGAGATTAGGCCTGCTTATGCTGCCGATGTGCAGAATGATATAATAGAACAACAAGAAAGCGCTTTAAATGTAGACAGCGTGCAGCAGATACTGAATGAAATAAACAGCGTGAATAGCGATATGCCTAGATTAAATATCAAGGAATTAATATACGATGTTATAAACGGCAAAAATATTATTGATATAAACCAAGTACTAAGCGGTGGAATTAAGATGGTGTTTAGAGAGATATCTTTAAATGCAAAGCTTCTGGCTCAGATTATCGCTTTAAGCGTTATATGCGCTTTGCTTGTAAACCTCCAACACAGTTTTGATGGGGAAGCCATAGGTCAAATTGCTTTTTTAGCTACTTATATGGTCATCATAATATTGCTTTTAAATAGCTTTAAGGCCTCTATGGATGTGGGTAAAAAAGCCATCGATCAAATGGTAAATTTTATGCAAGCTCTTATGCCAACCCTTTTTGCGGCTATGGTGTCCTCAGGCTCTACCGTGTCGGTTGCCGCTTTCAGCCCTATAATAGCTTTTTCTGTGGAAGGGATCAGCGCTATTATAAGAGATTATATTATGCCGCTTATATACTGGGTATCTGTCCTATCCCTTGTCAGTAATTTAAACACAAAGGTACAGATTGACAGGTGCATAAGTTTTATGAAAAATATTATAACCACGGTAATTGTGCTGTTGCCCCTTATGTTAGTAGGTGTACTGACTGTGGAAGGCGTGACATCGCCTTTTGTAGATAATGCGGCTATAAAGACGGCAAAATTCGCTACGGATAAGTTTATTCCAGTGGTAGGGGGGGTCATATCGGATACCGTTGATGCTATCCTCAGGTATATGGTTATCTTAAAAAACAGCATAGGCGTGGTGGGGATGCTTGCCGTAGTGTTTATTGCCATTTACCCTTTGGTAAAGATGTTCGCGTTGCTTGTCATACTTAAAATTTCAGCAGCTTTTATACAGCCTATCACTGATGATAAAGTGGTAAAAGGTTTAGAAGGAGTAGCCGGTTCTTTAGTGCTTATGATAAGCTGCGTCGTGGTTGTAGCGGTGATGTTCTTTATATCCCTGGCTATTTTGCTGGCTGCTACCAGTTTTTTAAGGGTGTGA
- the spoIIIAF gene encoding stage III sporulation protein AF produces the protein MEFLKSWITGIIMLVIFITVVDLLLPDNKYKKYIDLTVGMIVMISIIEPVLGFVMSQKGFNIQLAQGPKTGFYYDVSDIQKKQEEIIIKAYKDNLARQISDYIRDKYGLNAKAIELSVGSKQSMYSINRISIVFDRWAFHGSGDKVRDIKNDISLVYNLPVENISILEN, from the coding sequence ATGGAGTTTTTAAAGTCGTGGATCACAGGTATTATTATGTTGGTGATCTTTATTACAGTGGTGGACTTGCTCCTCCCTGATAATAAATACAAAAAGTACATAGACCTGACAGTGGGGATGATAGTTATGATTTCCATAATTGAACCTGTATTGGGATTTGTGATGTCTCAAAAAGGGTTTAATATTCAATTGGCGCAAGGGCCTAAAACAGGTTTTTATTATGATGTGTCTGATATCCAGAAAAAACAGGAGGAAATCATAATAAAGGCATACAAAGACAATCTGGCCAGACAAATATCCGATTACATCAGAGATAAGTACGGGCTTAACGCAAAAGCAATAGAATTGTCAGTAGGGAGCAAACAGAGTATGTACTCTATAAACCGAATAAGTATCGTTTTTGACCGGTGGGCCTTCCACGGCAGCGGTGATAAAGTGCGTGACATTAAAAACGATATTTCATTAGTATATAATTTGCCGGTAGAGAATATAAGTATATTGGAAAATTAA
- a CDS encoding SpoIIIAH-like family protein, with amino-acid sequence MKSKRTIALIALVVLLAIAVIMDYQYGKNNSMTNTAGKDKSVTQMLNETNTSAGVTDKAATSSADVFTDYRQDRERTRSESIANLKEIVDNEKTSKENRDKAQAEIIKLTEQANKEMTIENLIKAKGFKDVLVFVDDKSVNVLVDSSQQLTAASVAQIQDIVTRETGLSVDQIHIIKRKS; translated from the coding sequence ATGAAAAGCAAACGCACGATAGCGTTAATCGCTCTGGTAGTATTGCTGGCCATAGCGGTAATCATGGATTACCAGTACGGCAAAAACAACTCCATGACCAATACCGCAGGGAAAGATAAGAGCGTGACGCAAATGCTCAACGAGACTAATACCTCTGCCGGTGTGACGGATAAGGCCGCTACATCTAGTGCAGATGTGTTTACCGATTACCGGCAGGACAGGGAGAGGACCAGAAGCGAGAGCATAGCTAATTTAAAGGAAATCGTGGACAACGAAAAGACGTCTAAAGAAAACAGGGATAAGGCCCAGGCGGAGATCATAAAGTTGACAGAGCAGGCCAATAAAGAAATGACCATAGAGAACTTGATTAAAGCTAAAGGATTTAAAGACGTGTTGGTATTTGTAGATGATAAATCAGTAAACGTGCTGGTAGATTCCAGCCAGCAGCTTACGGCTGCCAGTGTTGCCCAGATACAGGATATTGTCACCCGCGAAACGGGGTTATCTGTGGATCAAATACATATAATCAAGCGCAAAAGTTGA
- a CDS encoding Asp23/Gls24 family envelope stress response protein produces the protein MEEMVPEHTSEYGTIKIADEVVSVIAGLAATEIEGVAGMSGGVVNGITEMLGKKNFSKGVKVEVGEKETSVDLYIIVEYGVRIPDVAWKVQENVKKALESMTGLKVVEVNIHVQGINMDNRSAKSDEYAGSK, from the coding sequence ATGGAGGAAATGGTACCAGAGCATACCAGTGAATACGGTACGATAAAAATAGCTGATGAAGTAGTCAGCGTGATCGCCGGGCTGGCAGCTACCGAGATTGAAGGCGTGGCTGGAATGAGCGGGGGAGTCGTAAATGGCATTACAGAGATGCTGGGCAAGAAGAATTTTTCTAAAGGTGTAAAAGTAGAGGTAGGAGAAAAAGAAACCAGCGTGGATTTGTACATCATCGTAGAGTACGGCGTGAGGATACCCGATGTGGCGTGGAAGGTTCAGGAGAACGTTAAGAAAGCCTTAGAGTCCATGACAGGTTTGAAAGTGGTAGAGGTTAACATTCACGTGCAGGGCATCAACATGGACAACAGGAGCGCAAAGTCAGACGAATACGCTGGTTCAAAATAG
- the amaP gene encoding alkaline shock response membrane anchor protein AmaP, whose amino-acid sequence MKLVSKVLSVIYIVSILIIALGVLLIPQGRLVDWIRFDYKYVVVGSAVYLLVSLFLLLMSASGKDVESVVMLTEHGEIALSIVTLENLAKSVINELKDVKEAKVKAHIVKNQVVYYISIIVARDVVIPELSEKLQKQVIEFVERNSGIKVAAIKVKVENVAAFLRHKVE is encoded by the coding sequence TTGAAGTTAGTATCAAAAGTTTTGTCGGTAATTTACATAGTCAGCATATTAATTATAGCTTTAGGCGTTTTGTTGATTCCTCAAGGCAGGTTAGTGGATTGGATTAGATTTGATTATAAGTACGTTGTAGTGGGAAGCGCAGTTTATTTGCTGGTCAGCCTTTTTTTGCTTTTAATGAGCGCGTCTGGTAAAGACGTGGAATCGGTGGTTATGCTGACGGAGCATGGGGAAATAGCTTTGTCGATAGTTACTCTGGAAAACTTGGCTAAAAGTGTGATAAATGAATTGAAAGATGTAAAAGAGGCAAAAGTTAAGGCGCATATTGTCAAAAACCAGGTGGTGTATTATATTAGTATCATAGTGGCCAGAGATGTGGTCATTCCAGAGTTGTCGGAGAAGTTACAAAAACAGGTTATAGAATTCGTAGAGCGAAATTCAGGCATTAAAGTAGCAGCCATTAAGGTAAAAGTAGAAAATGTAGCGGCTTTTTTGAGGCACAAAGTGGAATGA
- the nusB gene encoding transcription antitermination factor NusB: MTRKNAREMILKLLYELDLRETTAEDVLSKVKDCGEEEEYIKETVKGVYENKQRLDEIINRYAKDWNTDRMNKVDLAILRYSIYEIQAGSIPPSITINEAVELAKKYSTERSSQFVNGVLGGYVRGEGGL; this comes from the coding sequence ATGACACGTAAGAACGCTAGGGAAATGATATTGAAGTTACTTTACGAGCTGGATTTAAGAGAAACCACGGCAGAGGACGTATTGAGCAAAGTGAAGGATTGCGGTGAGGAAGAGGAATACATAAAGGAGACCGTAAAAGGCGTATACGAAAATAAGCAACGGCTAGATGAAATAATAAATCGATATGCGAAGGATTGGAATACCGATCGCATGAACAAAGTAGATCTGGCCATATTAAGGTATTCAATTTACGAAATTCAGGCAGGGTCTATTCCCCCTTCGATTACTATAAATGAAGCCGTAGAGCTGGCTAAGAAGTACAGCACTGAGAGATCTTCTCAATTTGTCAACGGGGTATTGGGAGGTTATGTAAGGGGAGAAGGAGGATTGTGA
- the folD gene encoding bifunctional methylenetetrahydrofolate dehydrogenase/methenyltetrahydrofolate cyclohydrolase FolD — MQVLDGQALAKKIRACIKEEVQRIVQMGKRPPGLAVVLVGDDPASQLYVNMKEKACRQVGMYSKKLLLPADISEAELLDNIGALNEDEKIDGILVQLPLPNGLNEHIVNENINEDKDVDGFSPVNFGKLHLGIKGFEPCTPKGIIRLLKEYGIQIRGRHAVVVGRSNIVGKPVAALLLRENATVTVCHSKTENLAEYTSKADILVSAVGKPHMIKKDMVKEGAVVIDAGTSKVDGKLYGDCDYEEMVDKVSWITPVPGGVGPMTIAMLLENTLEAYKRHVLKNTDSQ; from the coding sequence ATGCAGGTATTAGATGGACAAGCGCTGGCTAAAAAGATAAGGGCATGTATTAAAGAAGAGGTGCAAAGGATTGTCCAGATGGGTAAAAGACCTCCAGGGTTGGCTGTGGTACTGGTAGGGGATGATCCTGCTTCGCAACTTTACGTCAATATGAAAGAAAAGGCGTGTAGGCAGGTGGGCATGTACTCGAAAAAGCTACTATTGCCTGCTGATATAAGCGAGGCAGAATTGCTGGACAATATCGGCGCTTTAAATGAAGACGAGAAAATAGACGGGATTTTAGTACAGCTGCCTCTTCCCAATGGATTAAATGAACATATTGTGAACGAAAATATAAATGAAGACAAAGACGTAGATGGTTTTAGTCCAGTCAACTTTGGAAAGCTGCATTTAGGTATAAAGGGTTTTGAACCGTGTACGCCTAAAGGCATCATAAGGCTATTGAAAGAGTATGGCATACAGATCCGTGGCAGGCATGCGGTGGTGGTGGGGAGGAGCAATATTGTAGGCAAGCCTGTGGCAGCTCTTTTGTTAAGAGAGAACGCCACAGTTACTGTGTGCCATTCCAAGACGGAAAATCTGGCTGAGTATACGTCAAAGGCAGACATTCTGGTTTCTGCTGTGGGTAAACCTCATATGATAAAAAAGGACATGGTAAAAGAAGGCGCTGTGGTTATCGATGCGGGGACATCCAAAGTCGATGGCAAGTTGTACGGAGACTGTGATTACGAGGAAATGGTAGATAAGGTATCTTGGATAACTCCCGTTCCAGGCGGAGTGGGACCTATGACCATAGCCATGCTTTTGGAGAATACCTTGGAGGCATATAAGAGACATGTACTTAAAAATACTGACAGTCAGTGA
- the xseA gene encoding exodeoxyribonuclease VII large subunit — MYLKILTVSEVTAYIKRLISSDVILGRLSVKGEISNFQIASGTAFFTLKDSFSSINCIMFNEALKCLAFTPQDGMQVTVSARAYFYEKEGKLYLNVSDVKLDGSGELYVAFQKLKEKLYKKGMFDEKNKKPLPFFSNKICVITSLAGSVLYDIITISKRRNPLIDLLVFPVRVQGEMAAEEIAEAIDIVNQRKDVDVIILARGGGSIEELWAFNEEVVAEAIYNSRIPVVSAIGHETDYTISDFVADKRAPTPSAAAEIVVPSLLDISARLDGLKRRLMLATGTILDAKTKELNSVVHNRIFSHPLEVLSGRRIQLMYSTRRLFDLAEKQIKVKDAEFRQLAAKLEALNPKAILNRGYAMVHTVDGRKVMSAGGIEVDNEVYLTFYDGEASCVVKEVFLNERERA; from the coding sequence ATGTACTTAAAAATACTGACAGTCAGTGAAGTTACAGCGTACATAAAGAGATTGATCTCTTCAGACGTTATACTGGGGAGATTGAGCGTAAAGGGCGAAATATCAAATTTTCAGATAGCATCGGGAACGGCATTTTTTACTCTTAAGGATTCGTTTAGCAGCATCAACTGCATTATGTTCAATGAAGCCTTGAAATGCCTTGCTTTTACTCCTCAGGACGGTATGCAGGTTACTGTTTCTGCTAGAGCTTATTTTTATGAAAAAGAGGGGAAATTGTATTTAAATGTATCTGACGTAAAGCTGGATGGATCAGGAGAACTGTATGTGGCATTTCAAAAGCTCAAGGAAAAACTCTACAAAAAAGGCATGTTTGACGAAAAAAACAAAAAGCCACTGCCGTTTTTTTCTAATAAAATATGTGTCATAACTTCATTGGCTGGTTCTGTGCTGTACGACATTATAACTATATCCAAAAGAAGAAATCCTTTAATCGATCTGCTGGTATTTCCGGTGAGGGTTCAGGGTGAGATGGCTGCAGAGGAAATAGCAGAGGCTATTGACATTGTAAACCAACGGAAAGATGTAGATGTCATAATACTGGCAAGAGGTGGCGGCTCCATCGAGGAGCTCTGGGCGTTTAATGAGGAGGTAGTTGCAGAAGCTATATACAACTCTAGAATACCTGTAGTATCTGCGATAGGACACGAGACTGATTATACTATTTCGGATTTTGTGGCAGACAAAAGGGCTCCAACTCCTTCGGCAGCGGCGGAAATAGTAGTTCCATCGCTTCTTGATATAAGCGCAAGACTTGATGGCCTTAAAAGGAGGCTTATGTTGGCTACGGGGACGATTTTAGATGCGAAAACAAAGGAATTAAATAGCGTTGTACACAACAGGATTTTTTCTCATCCTCTGGAGGTCTTATCCGGCAGAAGAATCCAGCTCATGTATAGCACCAGGCGTTTGTTCGATTTGGCTGAAAAACAGATAAAGGTTAAAGATGCGGAGTTTAGACAATTGGCGGCTAAGCTAGAAGCTTTAAACCCTAAGGCTATCTTAAACAGAGGATATGCCATGGTGCACACGGTGGATGGGCGAAAGGTGATGTCAGCTGGCGGAATTGAAGTAGACAACGAAGTGTATCTAACCTTTTATGATGGTGAAGCATCGTGCGTTGTAAAGGAAGTGTTCTTAAATGAGCGAGAACGGGCTTAA
- the xseB gene encoding exodeoxyribonuclease VII small subunit codes for MSENGLNLSFEEALKKLEEIVKKLEGGNLTLEDTLSLFQEGIQLSRICTEKLNEASGKISILAKDIDGTFSEKPFGEGKNDR; via the coding sequence ATGAGCGAGAACGGGCTTAATTTGAGCTTTGAGGAAGCGTTAAAGAAATTGGAGGAAATCGTAAAAAAATTAGAAGGCGGTAATTTGACTTTAGAAGATACCCTTTCCCTTTTTCAAGAAGGGATACAGCTGTCCCGGATTTGTACTGAAAAATTAAACGAGGCCAGTGGAAAGATTTCTATACTGGCCAAAGATATAGATGGAACTTTTTCTGAAAAACCATTTGGAGAGGGTAAGAATGATAGATGA
- a CDS encoding polyprenyl synthetase family protein yields the protein MIDELRKYIDIVDKALDGYLPGESVYPQIIHQSMRYSLFAGGKRIRPILCLKACEMIKGDYADALPIACAIEMIHTYSLIHDDLPAMDNDDFRRGKPTNHKVYGDAIALLAGDALLTHAFAVLNRYALESGELKTLKAIDVIARAAGTEGMIGGQVVDIIQQGKTIDEKTMYYMHEHKTGALIKASVLSGAIMGGADDEQLEALERYAEYLGLAFQIMDDILDVVGDQNQMGKPVGSDAKNGKCTFVSIYGLSRATQLVEEYTKMAVKALEIFGEKSAFFRDFVVFLSKRRA from the coding sequence ATGATAGATGAGCTGAGGAAGTATATAGATATTGTAGATAAGGCTTTAGACGGGTACCTTCCGGGCGAAAGCGTATATCCCCAGATAATCCATCAGTCCATGAGATACAGCCTCTTTGCAGGGGGTAAACGAATACGCCCTATTTTATGTCTGAAAGCCTGCGAGATGATTAAAGGGGATTATGCCGACGCGTTGCCTATTGCATGTGCTATCGAGATGATCCATACATATTCCCTTATACACGATGACCTGCCTGCTATGGACAACGACGACTTCAGGCGAGGTAAACCTACAAATCACAAGGTATATGGAGACGCTATAGCCCTTTTAGCAGGCGATGCCCTTTTGACCCATGCTTTTGCCGTTTTAAATCGCTATGCTCTGGAGAGCGGAGAGCTTAAAACTCTCAAGGCCATAGATGTGATTGCAAGGGCTGCCGGTACCGAAGGTATGATAGGAGGGCAGGTTGTAGATATCATCCAGCAAGGCAAAACCATTGACGAGAAGACCATGTATTACATGCACGAACACAAAACGGGTGCCTTGATAAAAGCATCTGTCCTGTCAGGTGCTATAATGGGTGGTGCCGACGATGAACAACTAGAGGCTTTGGAGAGGTATGCGGAGTATCTGGGGTTGGCATTTCAGATTATGGATGATATTCTGGATGTGGTAGGAGACCAAAACCAGATGGGCAAGCCTGTGGGCAGTGATGCTAAGAACGGCAAGTGTACCTTTGTATCTATATACGGCTTGAGCAGGGCAACACAGTTGGTAGAGGAATATACTAAAATGGCTGTGAAAGCGTTGGAGATTTTCGGCGAAAAGTCGGCGTTTTTTCGCGATTTTGTCGTATTCCTTTCGAAAAGAAGAGCGTAG